The segment TTTACTGATTGACCCAACATGTGAATTACATTTATAATAAACTTTTAATAGAGAATattgaaattatatttattaatgacCATGCTATTAATGAACTAGATTATGTCACTAAAAAAAAGTCTAAAGTGGGTATATAATTTAGTATAATTTATCGGTATATTAAGctcataataatttaaataaaaacaaaattgaacTTCCTGGTCAAGAATCAAAAGCAGCCGTTGCATAGTTTAAAACCCCAATACCATTTTTACTCCATTGGCTTGACCTTTCGACAATATCTTAAAATGCCTAAATCACCATCACTCTTCGATTTTCACCTTCTCTTACTCTTCACTATCTTTTCCTTAGCCGCCGCCGATGCCATCGCCGCTGCACGGCCAATAACCCAACAATTCAAAGAAGCCCCACAATTCTATAACTCTGAAATTTGCCCTAAGATAGTTGGCGAAGATGATGAATCTGATAATGGAACCTCCATTTTTTTATGCTCGGATCAATCTGTTCACGTGGCAATGACCCTTGATTCAGCTTACATACGGGGTTCAATGGCGGCTGTTCTTTCAATACTTCAACACTCCTCTTGTCCCCAGAATATCGTCTTCCATTTCGTCGCCTCCGCCACCGCCAACGCCTCGTTTTTACGCGCCACCATCTCTTCCTCCTTCCCTTACCTCAACTTCCAAATCTACTCCTTCGACGACTCTTCTGTTTCACGTCTCATTTCAACCTCAATCCGCTCCGCACTAGACTGCCCTTTGAACTACGCTCGAAGCTACTTGGCCGATCTCCTCCCTTCATGCGTCCGCCGAATTGTGTACCTCGACTCCGACCTGGTTCTCGTCGACGACATAGCTAAACTCGCCGCAACTCAACTTGGAGACAACTCGGTCTTGGCTGCTCCAGAACATTGCAATGCAAACTTCACGTCTTACTTCACTCTAACGTTTTGGTCAAGCGCTACTTTATCCTTAACATTTGCGAACCGTAAACCTTGTTATTTCAACACCGGAGTAATGGTGATCGACCTTGATAGATGGAGACGAGGAGATTACACAAAAAAGATTGAAGAATGGATGGAGATTCAAAAAAGAACAAGAATCTACGAGTTGGGTTCTTTGCCGccatttttattagtttttgcaGGAAGCATAGTTGCCGTTGATCATCGATGGAATCAACATGGACTTGGGGGCGATAATTTTAAAGGTTTATGCAGGGATTTGCATCCAGGTCCAGTTAGTCTTTTACATTGGAGTGGAAAAGGAAAGCCATGGGTGAGGCTTGATGCTAACAGGCCTTGCCCTTTGGATGCTTTATGGGCACCTTATGATCTCCTGCAAATGCCGTTTGCATTGGATTCTTGATGGGGAAATTTGGAAATGTTGAAATGCTTGTTAATTCGTAGCTGGATTGCAGCGGTTTATAAATCTACCAGCTTTTCTGGCAAGTGTTTGTTTGCCGAGAAAGTAACAGAATCATCAAGAAATGGGTGGATCGAGCTGTGTATTGTTTCTTCTTTTGCCAAGATTACGCATTAAAGATGAAGAAATTGAAAATCCAGAAGGAAAATAGCAATGGATTTTACAATCTTTGTTCGGGCGTATGATAActgtaataaaaaataaaagcaaattAAAGAGGTGGCTATAATTTCCGTGGatcctttttatttaataaaaaacaaATTTGCCTTTGTAAATAGTTTCTTTTTTCCCTTTGATTACTATACAATTCTcacttttatttaatatttttgaaagtaaaataaaatattttttttggaaATGTTTATATAAATAAGGCTTAATGCCTCTTTTAGAAATTCCTATtacttttctaaattttatgttgatgataataagattttaaaattcaaaataattttattttaatattaaaattaataattttatgggTAAAAATTATAGGATAGGACTTATTTAACAATAACAATAGTTTAAGGGTTTGtttaaataaatagatattatttttgtttttccggaaaataaaaatattgaagaaaatttgtttaattaaaatttttaaaaataattttgaaaaaatgagAATGAAACTGTGtgaaaattagaaaacaaaaaaatgttttcactaaaattattttgtaaaagtGAAAAGATAGAAAACAAATTCTTAACTATAAATGAATTGACTTTAGTTCAAACCtcgtataaaaataaaaatatttactttttaaatattttttcaaaaatttaatacTGTGGTTCAAatccatataaatatatatttttattttattcatcatgtttatattataaaaaatagttACCAAACATCTTTtattattaaaacaaaattttgtttctatttactaaacatatttttaatttaaaaaatagaaaatggaaattatttttgaaaaccaAACATAACCTTGCATCAAGAGAAAGGAAAATAATGAGTTGAATTTCCTTGATTTTCCTTGAATTACATAGTATTTATTTACTCGATTTGTGGGTAAGATTAGAGAAAGGAAAGTAAGGTTTTGTTGCAAAAGTACATTTTCCTATTaaattttacataaattattttttacaaatataattgaaaaatcattataatcCTTTTACTATTGTTTTTATCCAAACAAAATAAACATacattattttctttctatttCCTTTACaaccctttcttttcttttataatttttacccaGAGAATTCCTTTTTGATACATCATCAAGGAAGAAAAACAATGAAAGCTTTCAAAGCACATGTTGCCTATTGTATTACTTCTCTCCTTAACTTGTGATTGCCCGTTGGTTTCTATCTAATAGTGACAGATTGAAGGAGATTCCGGATGTCTTTGAGCGTTGATTGAAGTTTCTGTACTACTTTGGTGTGTCCAAGTATAATGTTGGTCCATTTTTGTCGATATCCATTAGCTTACAAGAAGTAATATTATGATACTTAAGGGTTAAAAGAATAACCCGTAGGGTAAGAATACTAACCTGAAGTTTGCTAGCAAAGTTGAAGCTTTGAATGGACAACAATTGAAATCCATTTGAGTTCTGAACAATAGCAACCCCTTCAATCATGTCATTAGTCGATTTTGAACAATGCTTCATGGAAGAGACCATTGAGAGGAGTGTTCTCTAGAACTGAACGAAATTTGAGTCCTTGATTGACTGACTTGATAAATATTAACAAGATAGGTGTTGAAAATTGAATGGTAGAGATCAGATACTCTTTCAATAGCACCTAAAGGATCGGGATTAGATCTTCTAAATATGAGTTCATTTCTTGATTTCCATATAATGCAAAGGGTACATGCCATAGCAATACAGAAGCTTCTTGAATCTTGAGAGTTGGTGTTGTTTTCTTGGAGCCATTGGAGAATCCAGTTTAAGATGAATTAGTTAGTTAAGGAGTTAGAGCAGAGCGCAAGAAGAGAATCGAATTCAATTGccttagaaaaattacaatttaaaaaGAGATGTTCGCGGTTTCCCTATTTTCTTTATAGAGAGGACAAATATTACCATTAATAGAGTGTTTTATTAAGAGGAGGTCTTTTGTGGGAAGACAATTATTACATATCTTCCATAGGAAAATAATGACTTTGAAGGAAGTTTAAGTTGCCAAAGATTAACCCAAGTTTTTTATTGAGATTGATGAGGGGTGGTAGCGGTGCTCATCCAGGAAAAAAGGGAAGAAGCAATTTTAACCAAAAAGACCCTGATGAAATctctaaattaatttattatcacCTCCCTCAATGGAAAGGGTTCTACTAAGAAAATTAGAGGCTCTATTAGTATCAAGTAAGTTGAGGGACTTATTTTGATATAGTTAGTTTTTTACCTAAGCTTAGTTGAGTATATACTTAAGGGTAAATTATACTATTAGTCATTAAAATATGGGTAAGTTTTCATTTTGGCCacttaagcaaaaaaaaaaaaaaaattacaatatgTCACTGAACTATTTGAAAATTTCCATTtaaatcactaaattattcaacattaataaaaaaaagtTCCGCTGACGTGCTCCGAGCGATGATTCGAAGATTAGTATAACACACCTTAGATCCAAGTCAATCTTACAGTCAATATCAAAAATTAGAAACAAAAaactatttgaattttgattcgcGGATTCATGATGTCTAAAGCTATTTCATGAAAACAAAACTAAactgtagaaaagaaaagaaaataaagtttttAATTGGTGCAAGCAATGCAAATAAATCAAGTAATATAACATCTATTTTAATACCTTAATgacttaaaaaaaaacttttaaacaat is part of the Gossypium arboreum isolate Shixiya-1 chromosome 5, ASM2569848v2, whole genome shotgun sequence genome and harbors:
- the LOC108452041 gene encoding probable galacturonosyltransferase-like 1 produces the protein MPKSPSLFDFHLLLLFTIFSLAAADAIAAARPITQQFKEAPQFYNSEICPKIVGEDDESDNGTSIFLCSDQSVHVAMTLDSAYIRGSMAAVLSILQHSSCPQNIVFHFVASATANASFLRATISSSFPYLNFQIYSFDDSSVSRLISTSIRSALDCPLNYARSYLADLLPSCVRRIVYLDSDLVLVDDIAKLAATQLGDNSVLAAPEHCNANFTSYFTLTFWSSATLSLTFANRKPCYFNTGVMVIDLDRWRRGDYTKKIEEWMEIQKRTRIYELGSLPPFLLVFAGSIVAVDHRWNQHGLGGDNFKGLCRDLHPGPVSLLHWSGKGKPWVRLDANRPCPLDALWAPYDLLQMPFALDS